Genomic segment of Alphaproteobacteria bacterium:
ATCCGGCTGCGGAAAGTCTACTTTGCTGCGCTTAGTAGCAGGGTTAGAAGATATTTCCAGCGGCGATTTGGTGATTGATAATGAGCGTGTGAACGATCTGCCGCCACCGGAGCGCGGCATCGCTATGGTGTTTCAGTCTTATGCGCTTTATCCCCATATGACTGTGTATGAAAATATGGCCTTTGGTTTGAAGCTGGCTAAAAAAGACAAGCAAACGATTGATGAAAAAGTGCGAGAAGCGGCAGATATTCTGCAAATTACGCATTTGTTGAAACACACCCCAAAACAGCTTTCTGGCGGACAGCGCCAGCGCGTCGCCATTGGTCGCGCCATTGTGCGATCACCCAAAGTATTTTTGTTCGATGAGCCACTATCTAATCTCGATGCCAGTTTGCGTGTGCAAATGCGCATAGAAATTTCGAAGCTGCATAACAAACTTGGCGCCACCATGATTTATGTTACCCATGATCAGGTGGAGGCCATGACGCTGGCAGATAAAATTGTAGTGCTGCGTGATGGTCTGGTAGAGCAGGTAGGCAGTCCTTTAGAGCTATATCACTATCCATCAAACCAGTTTGTTGCAGGCTTTATCGGCTCACCACAAATGAACTTTGTGCATACAAAAATTTCTGACATAAGTGACAAGGGCGTTGCGGTGTCATTGCCGGGTGGCAAAGAAGTCTGGACACAAGTGCATTGCCACGAAGCAAGAGTGGGAGATTCGGTTGTGTTGGGTATCCGCCCTGAACATATGACTATTGCAAAAGCTGGAAAAGGCGAAATGCAGGGAAAAATATCGCTGATAGAAGAAATGGGCGGCGAAAGCTATGTTTATATTGCTTTAGATAACGGCGAAACCATTACTTTGCGTGTGGCCGGTGAATGCGATCTTCCGGAAGGGGCGGACATCGCGCTAAATATTCCTGCAGAACTA
This window contains:
- a CDS encoding ATP-binding cassette domain-containing protein, whose protein sequence is SGCGKSTLLRLVAGLEDISSGDLVIDNERVNDLPPPERGIAMVFQSYALYPHMTVYENMAFGLKLAKKDKQTIDEKVREAADILQITHLLKHTPKQLSGGQRQRVAIGRAIVRSPKVFLFDEPLSNLDASLRVQMRIEISKLHNKLGATMIYVTHDQVEAMTLADKIVVLRDGLVEQVGSPLELYHYPSNQFVAGFIGSPQMNFVHTKISDISDKGVAVSLPGGKEVWTQVHCHEARVGDSVVLGIRPEHMTIAKAGKGEMQGKISLIEEMGGESYVYIALDNGETITLRVAGECDLPEGADIALNIPAELCHLFNDTEQAYPRIRPVDNAA